The following proteins are encoded in a genomic region of Sulfurovum indicum:
- the atpC gene encoding ATP synthase F1 subunit epsilon, giving the protein MELMKLEIVTPNGVIFDNDVRQVTLPGSEGEFGVLPKHATLVSLLDTGVIDIVKADGKEVAVAINSGYVKVDEEKTTCIVDGAVALSGEDTDLAKALNEAKELLKKAESSNTVIAAAVSKVEQIGKSL; this is encoded by the coding sequence ATGGAACTAATGAAGCTTGAAATCGTCACACCAAACGGTGTGATATTCGATAACGATGTTCGTCAGGTAACACTTCCGGGGTCTGAAGGAGAGTTTGGAGTACTTCCTAAACATGCTACCTTGGTCTCACTGCTTGATACCGGTGTAATCGATATCGTAAAAGCTGATGGCAAGGAAGTAGCGGTTGCCATCAACTCCGGTTATGTCAAAGTTGACGAAGAGAAGACAACCTGTATCGTAGACGGTGCTGTTGCACTCTCCGGAGAAGATACAGACCTTGCCAAAGCACTCAATGAGGCAAAAGAACTTCTCAAAAAGGCTGAGTCATCCAACACGGTTATCGCAGCAGCGGTAAGTAAAGTAGAACAGATCGGAAAGTCTCTTTAA
- a CDS encoding TonB C-terminal domain-containing protein: MKHRILRIVWGVASVGIYFSVVSLLIFYFNQREVREKRHYVKKNEHRIQVALSSPKKRVVSKQKKQTKSKTVQRQRKSTKQKKHTQKKVIKEKVVKKVVKKKEQNLSRPKKRPKDLFANIKTEKRKPLIQVSSKPVSSKPKKQLFEIREKRPSASMHISDSLKVQKEMDSGVEDAYLAKVQEMLEGWPAQSDFAGEKVKVHLKIRPSGYFEFVIKRKSNNPAFNEALSDYLKQLQEFGFGPHKGKRTYLFEAEFIAKD; this comes from the coding sequence ATGAAGCACAGAATACTGAGGATAGTCTGGGGAGTAGCATCGGTGGGTATCTACTTCTCAGTGGTAAGCTTGCTTATTTTTTATTTTAATCAGAGGGAGGTACGGGAGAAGAGGCATTATGTCAAAAAAAACGAGCATCGAATACAAGTAGCGCTTTCATCACCGAAAAAGAGGGTTGTCAGTAAACAAAAGAAACAAACCAAATCCAAAACAGTTCAGAGGCAAAGAAAGAGCACAAAACAAAAAAAGCATACACAGAAAAAAGTGATCAAAGAGAAGGTTGTCAAAAAGGTTGTAAAGAAAAAAGAGCAGAACCTTAGCAGACCCAAAAAGAGGCCCAAAGATCTTTTTGCCAATATTAAAACAGAAAAAAGAAAACCGCTTATCCAGGTTAGCAGCAAGCCAGTTTCAAGTAAACCCAAAAAGCAGTTGTTCGAAATAAGGGAAAAACGCCCAAGTGCGAGTATGCATATCAGTGATTCACTGAAGGTGCAAAAAGAGATGGACAGCGGTGTGGAAGATGCCTATCTTGCAAAGGTGCAGGAGATGCTTGAAGGGTGGCCGGCACAAAGTGATTTTGCCGGTGAGAAGGTTAAAGTACATCTTAAAATAAGACCAAGCGGCTATTTTGAATTTGTCATCAAACGAAAGTCGAACAATCCTGCTTTTAACGAGGCATTGAGTGACTATCTGAAACAGCTGCAGGAGTTTGGCTTCGGTCCTCATAAAGGAAAACGTACTTATCTGTTCGAAGCAGAATTTATTGCAAAAGATTGA
- a CDS encoding MotA/TolQ/ExbB proton channel family protein, which yields MGSLLDYFINSSAITIFVLLVLSLYFIATFWIFLDRYYIISARINSEARSLKSLYTGQSKSVADNSLIFTYLSRVNKPNKAILNAAASDAIRVSTKGLTWLSIIASTSPFIGLFGTVIGILETFSKLGAESSASLTVVAPAISEALIATAAGIAVAIFAYSFHLILKRKAYELSSLLASQSEVILSQTTEE from the coding sequence TTGGGTTCTCTTCTAGATTATTTCATCAACAGCAGTGCGATCACCATTTTCGTACTGCTGGTGCTTTCACTCTATTTTATAGCTACCTTCTGGATATTCCTTGACCGCTACTATATTATCTCTGCCCGTATCAATTCGGAAGCGCGTTCTCTTAAGTCACTCTATACAGGTCAGTCAAAATCAGTGGCCGACAACTCACTTATTTTTACTTATCTATCACGTGTCAATAAACCAAATAAAGCCATTCTTAATGCTGCTGCTTCAGATGCCATTCGTGTCTCAACCAAAGGCTTGACCTGGCTTTCTATCATTGCATCAACCTCTCCCTTTATCGGTCTTTTTGGAACCGTTATCGGTATTTTGGAAACTTTCTCCAAACTTGGAGCAGAGTCTTCGGCTTCGCTCACAGTAGTTGCGCCAGCTATTTCTGAAGCACTCATTGCAACTGCAGCGGGGATTGCAGTTGCGATCTTTGCCTACAGTTTTCATCTTATTCTGAAACGTAAAGCCTATGAGCTCTCTTCTCTTCTTGCTTCCCAGTCAGAAGTGATACTCTCTCAAACAACAGAGGAGTAG
- a CDS encoding biopolymer transporter ExbD — protein sequence MFSWDDNPDLNITPLVDVMLVLMAILMITAPTITFQEQIDLPQGSKTVKVTKPKTLTIRMDKNQKIYMGKEKYTLATFADDFVNKSVDYDKNTEVYIRADERLKYKDVMYLLKSVKAAGFEKVSLITL from the coding sequence ATGTTTTCATGGGATGACAATCCGGATTTGAATATCACTCCGCTGGTGGATGTCATGCTGGTACTGATGGCTATATTGATGATCACTGCACCTACCATCACTTTCCAGGAACAGATCGATCTTCCGCAAGGTTCCAAAACTGTTAAAGTCACAAAGCCAAAAACGCTTACTATACGTATGGATAAAAACCAGAAGATATATATGGGTAAAGAGAAGTACACTCTCGCAACGTTCGCAGACGATTTTGTCAACAAGTCTGTTGATTACGACAAGAATACTGAAGTCTATATCCGTGCTGATGAGCGCTTGAAGTACAAAGATGTGATGTATCTGCTTAAAAGTGTTAAAGCTGCCGGTTTTGAAAAGGTCTCTCTTATTACGCTATGA
- the atpD gene encoding F0F1 ATP synthase subunit beta, with protein MTGKIVQVLGPVVDVDFTDYLPEINEALETTLVVDGKEQRLVLEVAAQLGDKRVRTIAMDMSEGLVRGQEVKATGAPIKVPVGEEVLGRIFNVIGEPIDDNGPCDAKEHWSIHRDPPPFEEQSTKTEVFETGIKVVDLLAPYAKGGKVGLFGGAGVGKTVIIMELINNVAMKHSGYSVFAGVGERTREGNDLYFEMKESNVLDKVALCYGQMNEPPGARNRIALTGLTMAEYFRDEMGLDVLMFIDNIFRFAQSGSEMSALLGRIPSAVGYQPTLSREMGALQERITSTTKGSITSVQAVYVPADDLTDPAPASVFAHLDATTVLNRSIAEKGIYPAVDPLDSTSRMLDPQIIGDEHYEVARGVQQTLQKYKDLQDIIAILGMDELSEDDKLVVERARKIEKFLSQPFHVAEVFTGSPGVYVTLEDTIEGFKGLLEGKYDDMNEAAFYMVGNMAEAIAKNDKINSK; from the coding sequence ATGACAGGTAAAATAGTTCAGGTTTTGGGTCCGGTAGTAGATGTAGATTTTACAGACTACCTTCCTGAAATTAACGAAGCATTGGAAACTACACTTGTTGTAGATGGTAAAGAACAGAGATTGGTACTGGAAGTTGCAGCACAGCTTGGTGACAAAAGAGTAAGAACCATTGCTATGGATATGAGTGAAGGCCTTGTAAGAGGTCAGGAAGTAAAAGCAACTGGTGCTCCGATCAAAGTTCCTGTAGGTGAAGAGGTACTTGGACGTATTTTTAACGTGATCGGTGAACCGATCGATGACAACGGACCGTGTGATGCAAAAGAGCACTGGTCAATCCACAGAGATCCTCCTCCGTTTGAAGAACAGAGTACAAAAACCGAAGTCTTTGAAACTGGTATCAAGGTTGTAGACCTTCTTGCTCCATATGCCAAAGGTGGTAAAGTAGGACTCTTCGGAGGGGCTGGAGTTGGTAAAACAGTTATTATCATGGAGCTTATCAACAACGTTGCAATGAAACACAGCGGTTACTCTGTATTTGCGGGTGTTGGTGAAAGAACACGTGAAGGTAACGACCTTTACTTCGAAATGAAAGAATCGAACGTTCTTGACAAAGTTGCTCTGTGCTACGGTCAGATGAATGAACCTCCGGGAGCAAGAAACAGAATCGCTCTTACAGGTCTTACTATGGCTGAATACTTCCGTGATGAGATGGGACTTGATGTTCTTATGTTTATCGATAACATCTTCCGTTTTGCGCAGTCTGGTTCAGAGATGTCTGCACTTCTTGGACGTATTCCTTCAGCAGTTGGTTATCAGCCGACACTTAGCCGTGAGATGGGTGCACTCCAAGAGCGTATTACATCGACTACCAAAGGTTCTATTACTTCCGTTCAGGCTGTTTATGTACCGGCGGACGACTTGACCGATCCTGCACCGGCATCTGTATTTGCCCACTTGGATGCAACGACTGTACTTAACAGGTCTATTGCTGAAAAAGGTATTTACCCTGCGGTCGATCCATTGGATTCAACTTCAAGAATGCTTGATCCTCAGATCATTGGTGATGAGCACTATGAAGTTGCACGTGGTGTCCAGCAGACACTTCAGAAGTATAAAGATCTTCAGGATATTATTGCAATCCTTGGTATGGATGAACTTTCCGAAGATGACAAACTTGTGGTTGAAAGAGCTAGAAAGATCGAAAAATTCCTTTCTCAGCCGTTCCATGTTGCAGAAGTATTTACGGGGTCACCAGGTGTATATGTTACATTGGAAGATACCATTGAAGGATTCAAAGGTCTTCTTGAAGGTAAATATGATGATATGAATGAAGCAGCATTCTATATGGTAGGAAATATGGCTGAGGCTATTGCGAAAAACGATAAGATCAATTCTAAATAG
- a CDS encoding MopE-related protein: protein MRRVYRKIALIALSGMAMTALSGCLGTGGSTSESGAGDAFGSAYVPAYPTEADSFEGATGDNNMSTASTITVGEPLQGRSIFPQGDYDWVKVELEAGVVYDLFTTNLNETGDTYLYLYDDSGNELDSDDDHIDYDSFIEFNATYTGTFYLKVRSYSVEEATSYELGVRVHIDEDNDGYSEPFDCNDNNDTIYPFATEIAGDGIDQDCSGVDAIANGTPDNYEEDDDFNSAKPMPETQGSYEEVQHRNDIFSQMRTLHNTSDTDFYTVTIPAYSAAYVIEYAGYMSGNTLNSYEWYVYDENHTEINNGTPGVYELVRNDSSSEKTYYIEVRSNGSDIGWYAPALVHIGEDRDRDGYYTMDWYGDCNDANASIYPDANDDNDTDGIDMNCDGVDGYNSSY from the coding sequence ATGAGAAGAGTATATAGAAAGATAGCATTGATCGCACTATCGGGTATGGCAATGACAGCCTTAAGTGGATGTTTGGGAACAGGGGGAAGCACTTCGGAGAGTGGAGCAGGAGATGCATTCGGGTCTGCTTATGTGCCGGCTTATCCGACTGAAGCTGATAGCTTTGAAGGAGCAACAGGTGACAACAACATGTCAACTGCATCAACGATAACTGTCGGTGAGCCGTTACAGGGGCGCAGTATTTTCCCTCAAGGTGACTATGACTGGGTCAAGGTAGAGTTGGAGGCAGGAGTTGTGTATGATTTGTTTACAACAAACCTGAATGAAACTGGTGATACATATCTTTATCTGTATGATGATAGTGGAAATGAACTGGATAGTGATGATGATCATATAGACTATGATAGTTTTATAGAGTTTAATGCAACATATACAGGAACTTTTTATTTGAAGGTGCGCTCTTACAGTGTTGAAGAGGCCACTTCATATGAGTTAGGGGTTCGTGTACATATAGATGAAGATAATGACGGATACTCTGAACCATTTGACTGCAATGATAATAATGATACTATTTATCCCTTTGCAACTGAGATAGCAGGTGACGGTATTGACCAGGACTGTTCCGGTGTAGATGCAATTGCAAATGGTACACCAGATAATTATGAAGAAGATGATGACTTCAATAGTGCAAAGCCAATGCCGGAAACACAGGGTTCCTATGAGGAAGTACAGCACCGTAATGATATATTCAGTCAAATGAGGACACTGCATAATACGTCAGATACAGATTTTTACACAGTGACTATTCCTGCATATTCAGCAGCATATGTAATTGAATATGCTGGATATATGAGTGGAAACACCTTGAATAGTTATGAGTGGTATGTATATGATGAGAACCACACAGAGATTAATAATGGTACACCAGGGGTATATGAATTAGTTAGAAATGACAGTAGTAGTGAAAAAACCTATTATATTGAAGTACGGTCAAATGGATCTGATATCGGGTGGTATGCTCCTGCTCTGGTACATATTGGAGAAGACAGAGACAGAGATGGTTACTATACAATGGATTGGTATGGAGACTGTAATGATGCAAATGCTTCCATTTATCCTGATGCCAATGATGATAATGATACCGATGGTATAGATATGAACTGTGACGGTGTTGATGGTTATAATAGCAGTTATTAA
- a CDS encoding porin family protein — translation MKKGVLSLVSILALNGVVYAGGNIVLSEPAVEVPAEVLTGFYVGVGLGQADVDNDTSRENWDSSTLLFQAGYQFNPYVAVEGRYSFGFNMDYDKGVTLGTYNGIPLDNDFSSWGLYLKPIYPIGNFNLYALLGYGGLQLSDIRGGDAYEDGLQWGLGTSYSVTERISVFMDYVSLYDDTGFDYVGTLDSWNADTWTIGISYKF, via the coding sequence ATGAAAAAGGGAGTATTGTCTTTAGTGTCGATTCTGGCACTGAATGGAGTTGTGTATGCAGGAGGTAATATTGTACTTTCAGAACCAGCAGTGGAAGTACCGGCAGAGGTTTTGACAGGGTTCTATGTAGGTGTAGGCCTTGGACAGGCTGATGTCGATAACGATACCTCAAGGGAGAACTGGGACAGCAGTACACTCCTGTTCCAGGCAGGTTATCAGTTTAACCCGTATGTAGCTGTTGAAGGACGTTACAGTTTTGGTTTTAATATGGATTATGATAAAGGCGTTACACTGGGGACATATAATGGCATACCCCTGGATAATGATTTCTCAAGCTGGGGATTGTATCTAAAACCGATATATCCGATAGGCAATTTCAATCTTTATGCATTGTTAGGATACGGAGGTCTTCAGCTGAGTGATATCAGAGGCGGGGATGCCTATGAGGATGGTCTCCAGTGGGGACTGGGTACAAGCTATAGCGTAACAGAACGTATCTCTGTGTTTATGGACTATGTCTCTTTGTATGATGATACAGGATTTGACTATGTAGGTACATTGGACAGCTGGAATGCCGATACATGGACGATCGGTATCTCGTATAAGTTTTAA